AGGTCATCGACCCGACGCCCGCGATCGAGGAGATCGTGCGCCGCTACATCGGCAAGAAGGAGTACTCCAACCTGCCGCGCAAGTTCAAGACCGCGATCTCCGGCCAGCAGGACGTGGTGCACGAGATCAACGACGTGGCGTTCGTCGGCGTCGTGCACCCCGAGCACGGCCCCGGCCTGGACCTGTGGGTCGGCGGCGGCCTGTCCACCAACCCGATGCTCGCCCAGCGGGTGGGCGTGTGGGTGCCGCTGGACGAGGTGCCCGACGTGTGGGAGGCCGTCGTCTCGATCTTCCGCGATTACGGCTACCGCCGCCTGCGCACCAAGGCGCGCCTGAAGTTCCTGATCAAGGACTGGGGCATCGAGAAGTTCCGCCAGGTGCTGGAGGACGAGTACCTGAAGCGCAAGCTGATCGACGGCCCCGCGCCCGAGCAGCCGACCAAGCCGATCGACCACGTGGGCGTGCAGCGGCTGCGCAACGGGCTCAACGCCGTCGGCTTCTCCCCCATCGCGGGCCGGGTGTCGGGCACCGTGCTGACCAAGGTCGCCGACGCGGTGGAGCGGATCGGCTCCGACCGCGTCCGGTTCACCCCGTATCAGAAACTGATCGTGCTCGACGTGCCCGACGACAAGGTCGACGCGCTGATCGACGAGTTGGAACCGCTCGGCCTGCAGGCGCGGCCCTCGCTGTGGCGGCGCAATCTGATGGCCTGCACCGGTATCGAGTTCTGCAAGCTCTCCTTCGCCGAGACCCGCAAGCGGTCCCAGGCACTGGTGCCGGAGCTGGAGGAACGGCTGGCGGATCTGAACGCGCAGCTGGACGTCCCGATCACGATCAACATCAACGGTTGCCCGAACTCTTGCGCCCGCTCGCAGATCGCCGACATCGGGTTCAAGGGTCAGCTGGTCGACGACGGCACCGGGAATCACGTGGAGGGCTTCCAGGTTCACCTCGGTGGCAGCCTCGGCTTCGACAGCGCCTTCGGGCGCAAGCTGCGCCAGCACAAGGTGACCACCCAGGAATTGGGCGACTACATCGACCGGGTGGTGCGCAATTTCGTCAAGCAGCGTACGGACGGCGAACGGTTCGCCCAGTGGGCGGTCCGCGCCGACGAGGCCGACCTGAGATAAGTCTCGACGGGAGATCAACTGTGACAACCCAGCTCGCGGAAAAGCTGTCCGAGGACGAGCTCCGCGCCATCGCCGCGCGCGGTGCCGCCGAACTCGACGGCGCCTCGGCGACCGAACTCCTGCGGTGGACCGAGGACACCTTCGGCACGAACTACATCGTGGCCTCCAACATGCAGGACGGGGTGCTCGTGCACCTGGCCGCCGGCATTCGCGCCGGCGTGGACGTGCTGTTCCTCGACACCGGCTACCACTTCGCCGAGACCATCGGCACCCGGGACGCGGTGGAGGCCGTGTACGGGGTGAACGTGGTCAACGTCCAGCCGGAGCAGACGGTCGCCGAGCAGGACCGGCTGCTGGGCAAGGATCTGTTCGCCCGCGAGCCGAACGAGTGCTGCCGGTTGCGCAAGGTGGTCCCGCTGCAGAAGTCGCTCGCGGGATACAACGCCTGGGTCACCGGCATTCGCCGGGTGGAGGCGCCGACCCGGGCGAACGCGCCGCTGATCTCGTTCGACGAGGCGTTCGGACTGGTGAAGATCAACCCGATCGCGCCGTGGTCCGACGACGAGATGCAGGACTACATCGAAAAGCACGGCATCCTCGTCAATCCCCTGGTGGAGGAGGGGTATCCGTCCATCGGCTGCGCTCCGTGCACGCGGAAGCCGGAGCCGGGAGCAGATCCGCGAAGCGGCCGTTGGGCCGGCCTCGCCAAGACCGAATGCGGGTTGCACACAGCATGACCGAGTCAGGGCCCGGAGGAGGCAGCCTGCGTAACCACGTAGGGCCCCTCGGGCATGCGAAGAAGGACACAGCATGACCGAAACCATTCGAAGCGAACGTTCGCTCGGCATCAGCGATTTCGACACTCTCGCCGCGCTGGAGTCCGAGGCGATCCACATCTTCCGCGAGGTGGCGGGCGAGTTCGAGCGGCCGGTGATCCTGTTCTCCGGCGGCAAGGACTCCACGGTCCTGCTGCATCTGGCGCTCAAGGCGTTCTGGCCCGCGCCGCTGCCGTTCGCCCTGCTGCACGTGGACACCGGGCACAACCTGCCCGAGGTGCTGGAGTTCCGGGACAAGGTGGTGGAGCGCTACGGCCTGCGCCTGCACGTGGCGAAGGTGGAGGACTACCTGGCCGACGGCAGGCTCACCGAGCGCCCCGACGGCATCCGCAACCCCTTGCAGACGGTCCCGCTGCTGGACGCGATCAGCGAGCACCGGTTCGACGCCGTGTTCGGCGGCGGCCGCCGCGACGAGGAGCGCTCGCGCGCCAAGGAGCGGATCTTCTCGCTGCGCAACGCCTTCGGCCAGTGGGACCCGAAGCGCCAGCGCCCCGAGCTGTGGAACCTCTACAACGGGCGCCACGCGCCGGGCGAGCACGTGCGCGTGTTCCCGCTGAGCAACTGGACCGAGCTGGACATCTGGCGCTACATCGCCCGCGAGGACATCGACCTGGCGAGCATCTACTACGCGCACGAACGTCCGGTGTACCTGCGCGACGGCATGTGGATGACGCCCGGCGTGTGGGGCGGCCCGCGCGACGGCGAGGTACTGGAGACCCGGTCGGTGCGCTACCGCACCGTGGGTGACGGTTCCTCCACCGGCGCCATCCTTTCCGACGCGGCCGACAACGAGGCGATCCTCGCCGAGGTAGCCGCGTCCCGACTGACCGAACGCGGCGCGACCCGAGGTGACGACCGCGTCTCCGAAGCCGCGATGGAAGACCGCAAACGAGAGGGTTATTTCTGACATGTCCGACCTATTGAGGCTGGCCACCGCCGGTTCTGTCGACGACGGCAAGTCCACTCTGGTCGGACGCCTGCTCTACGACACGAAATCCGTTCTGGCCGACCAGATCGACGCCGTCACCCGCGCGTCGGTGGACAAGGGTCTCGCCACACCGGATCTCTCGCTGCTCGTGGACGGGTTGCGCGCGGAACGCGAACAGGGCATCACCATCGATGTCGCCTACCGCTACTTCGCCACGCCGCGCCGCTCCTTCGTGCTCGCGGACACCCCCGGGCACGTGCAGTACACCCGCAACACCGTGTCCGGCGCGTCCACCGCGCAACTGGTGATCCTGCTCGTCGACGCGCGCAAGGGCGTCATCGAGCAGACCCGCA
Above is a genomic segment from Nocardia sputorum containing:
- a CDS encoding nitrite/sulfite reductase translates to MTSSTDAGPNDQPTPESQPGHRARPDRPASERRVRPDRPRPEATSTGPRARTGKPVRRKAEGQWALGYREPLNPNEQSKKDDNPLNVRARIENIYAKTGFDGIDKGDLRGRFRWWGLYTQREQGYDGTWTGDENIDLLEAKYFMMRVRCDGGALNLAQLRTLGQISTEFARDTADLSDRENVQYHWIEVENVPEIWKRIEAVGLKTTEACGDCPRVVLGSPLAGESLDEVIDPTPAIEEIVRRYIGKKEYSNLPRKFKTAISGQQDVVHEINDVAFVGVVHPEHGPGLDLWVGGGLSTNPMLAQRVGVWVPLDEVPDVWEAVVSIFRDYGYRRLRTKARLKFLIKDWGIEKFRQVLEDEYLKRKLIDGPAPEQPTKPIDHVGVQRLRNGLNAVGFSPIAGRVSGTVLTKVADAVERIGSDRVRFTPYQKLIVLDVPDDKVDALIDELEPLGLQARPSLWRRNLMACTGIEFCKLSFAETRKRSQALVPELEERLADLNAQLDVPITININGCPNSCARSQIADIGFKGQLVDDGTGNHVEGFQVHLGGSLGFDSAFGRKLRQHKVTTQELGDYIDRVVRNFVKQRTDGERFAQWAVRADEADLR
- a CDS encoding phosphoadenylyl-sulfate reductase, with amino-acid sequence MTTQLAEKLSEDELRAIAARGAAELDGASATELLRWTEDTFGTNYIVASNMQDGVLVHLAAGIRAGVDVLFLDTGYHFAETIGTRDAVEAVYGVNVVNVQPEQTVAEQDRLLGKDLFAREPNECCRLRKVVPLQKSLAGYNAWVTGIRRVEAPTRANAPLISFDEAFGLVKINPIAPWSDDEMQDYIEKHGILVNPLVEEGYPSIGCAPCTRKPEPGADPRSGRWAGLAKTECGLHTA
- the cysD gene encoding sulfate adenylyltransferase subunit CysD — protein: MTETIRSERSLGISDFDTLAALESEAIHIFREVAGEFERPVILFSGGKDSTVLLHLALKAFWPAPLPFALLHVDTGHNLPEVLEFRDKVVERYGLRLHVAKVEDYLADGRLTERPDGIRNPLQTVPLLDAISEHRFDAVFGGGRRDEERSRAKERIFSLRNAFGQWDPKRQRPELWNLYNGRHAPGEHVRVFPLSNWTELDIWRYIAREDIDLASIYYAHERPVYLRDGMWMTPGVWGGPRDGEVLETRSVRYRTVGDGSSTGAILSDAADNEAILAEVAASRLTERGATRGDDRVSEAAMEDRKREGYF